The genomic DNA GTGAGGTTCCAGCAGAGCTGCCAGCACCGCTCCAGGCAGGATAACGTGAGCCCCACCCTGGTAGGAAACATCCAATGTTTTTCTACAAAGGCCAGGCTTTGCATCAGGAGCCGTCAGGTAGCCAGAATGGAAAATGCGTCCCTGTGCCACAGAATGCCCGTGGGCTTTAATGTGTTTGCGAAGGGAACTAGGATCCGTGTAGCGTTTCAGACAGCCAACCATCTTACAGCAGTAAGGTTTGTCCACGtagtgtgtgcgagtgtgtttaAAACGGTCGCTGGAATTGGAGTAGCGCTTGTTGCAACCCTTGTACGGGCAGATATACGGCTTCTCTCCTGCAACGgcaaggaggaaagagagataatGAAAGAGCGAATGAGAGGAATGCAAGGTCAGGAATAGATGAAAGAAATGGCCTAGAGGACAAATGACCAGATGTGAAAAGATAAAAATGGCTTCTAGTCAaagtacgtttttttttgtttgtttaccttttctgtgtgtgtgcgtgtgcgtgtgcgtatgtgactAAGTGCCGGTGCTTGCACATTTATGGTCGTGTGTTATTGcctgtttgtacatgtgtgtgactgttctCACCTGTGTGAGAGCGGTTGTGTATTTTCAGATTTTCCAGGCGTGAGAAGCTCTTGCTACAAGTTGGACAATGGTGGggcttttcatttgtgtgtgtgcgaataTGAATTAGCATCTTGTACCTGTGCGGAAATACATCCACGCAAAAAAGATCACggcgtaaaaaaaaacagagtcacATCCTTGAGCGCAAATTAAATATTCACTCGGTTGTTTAATCACAAGGATCGACAACGGCAGATACAGGAAAGATTCGCTCACCTTGCATTGAAACTGCGTCCGTTCCGGACACACCCCTCCCAGTAGCAACAGTACCTGGAGTCCTTTTCTGGTTTAACATGCAAATCATTAACATGGTCCACAAGGTCTTGCAAGGAGTCAAAAAGCAAGCGACACtaaagagcaaacagagaagagatgaaTACAGAGGAATAAAGGACATcatgaaggagaagaagaatttGTGCCCTCTCTTagacattcctcattttaatctGATAAAATGGTTTCAGAGTTCGGAGCAATGTCACTAAGCAACCGAGCGCTAATGAGTTTGCCTTCTATTCGGTGctttgtttgaatttgtttattttgtgtctcACCTTCAACCAACCACATGCCAGGTGTTTATTCACAGGGGGCTCGGAAGAAGTTTGCCCAGCACAAGACTGACCAATGAGCACAGAGGAAGGCAAGTCCTTTGCCTCAATGGGCAGAAAATACCGGAACTCTTGTGCAGAGGCACTGTCCTCCAGGTAATGGACTGATTCCTGCATGCCAGAGGGAGATACAGCAAAtgccaagaagaagaagaagaagaagatgtgtgtgagagagatgaatgtaCCGTAAATTCACAAATGAAAGTCAGGTCTAAAATAATGGCCAGGTCTCAAATTTTAGCTGGGTATGCCGCCTGtttgctattagtttcacttttcaacagaaataccatactgaTAGTGTTCcaactcacatggattgtggtcaCTGTAGaactatgtgtgttaatggcccattattagtattcagggacttttaaatgttttaccaTCTCTCTTTGAGTTTGCATTTTGCCTGAAAGTAGCCTAATGGTATATCTGACATGCTCTTTATTTTCcccaataattaaaacatttgttacCATGATACAGTATGTTATTATTTGAGAATTTGTGGAccaatacatttctgtgtgataTCAAAGCTTGATTGgtttgtgtgacttttttttcccatcggATATCTCGTAGGTATGACcatatgttgttgtttatttgccAGTTGTTCATAAATagtgtctctaataatagcctgtctcaaataaagttCTGGCTCTATCTTCAGTTGAGGTAAACTGAAGGCCtctatttgagaatttacagtatatatatatatatatatatatatatatatatatatatttttttttttttcctgttcagagaaacagataatgatgatgacagtAAAACAAGACTCCTCAAATGCCACCGCACTGGGATCATGTTACTCTTTATTAAACACAGAAGGATCATTACTGTTCTCACAGGCGTATCGTTTCCATAAATAATATCGAAACCTCACATGAGCACTTTTCAACTGATGAAAATAATGCACGTACAGCATTATAACATGGATCCACCAAAAGATATGTACTTTCATACAGATCCCCGTCTATCAGTACCTGTATTCacactgtttttacatttcCCGCTTGACAAAGGGCTCGGCATCACTGTATACATGCATGGAGAGAAAGATTCTGTCAATGCTGTTCCAGGAAACTGATCTGATATGTTATAAGATTAGCACTGACATTGTACATTAGACCTTTTCAACTTTCCACCAATAAACTGCTTAAAAGTCTGTGTAATAAACTACTTCACGTCCGGGTAAAATCACCTATGCAATGAGGGCACAATAAAGGTGAATATGATTTAAACCATTCCCGCTGCCTGATGgtgtgcctctctctttcttattgtGGGGTCAGTTTGGGACATCGGacacgtgtatatgtgtgtatttgtgtgtatgtgtgcgtgtgtgcgtttgtgtttgtaggATAGCCTCTCTCTGAACTACACACCGCAGACTAGAGTGAATAGATTCACCATGGAGGATTGATttactgagtgtgagtgtggagtAACTTCATCTTTCCtctaaataaattacatttagcCCCGGCCTAAATCAGCCAAGACGTGTCAGTGTCACAATGAGTCTGAAAGTCTTAGGCAGCACGTGTAAAAAGAATAAATCCATAGAATTTTCTTTCATCTCCCAAATTTTCGATATACTCACTACGTGATAAATGCTATTATAATACTATAACgtgatttatttctgaaaagatCATTTCATTAACTGTCTGAAATGTGACTTTGTTTGATTCGTTTAATATGAACACTTAATAATTGTTTACTCTAAACGAGAAGGTTTACAAAGTTTACACAAACACCTTCATATAAAACCCTAACcagaagcctttttttttttccccatgtccTTCAAGCCCAGACTTGATGCTCCCGTGACTCTAACAGCCACAGGGAGTTGTTGGAGTGTGGGAAAGACTAAGTGCTGTGGTGTTAGGGACAACCTGTCCGAGGGATCTCACTCACCCCAGCCAGAGAGGAGCCTGGAGGGCTGCAGTCAGAGAGTCGCTctgggggggagggaggggacgAGGCGTGACGGGGAGAGGGGGACAGGCTAAGATCCACTGCTGGAGGGGAGCAGGGGTCAGGTATCCCTAAAGAGAGAAACGTGAAAGAGTAAAcgtgagaatgaaaaaaaaaaaagtttactgggacgctgctttgttttctttctttcctttctttctttctttctttctttctctctttctttctttctttctttctttcttcagtgtTACTGTCATGTGAAAAATTCTTATCTCCAAAAAGGGGCAATGTTtaggtcattttaaaataaagattcTGCAACCACTCAGTTGGGTTGAAGGGTCAGTTTTGGATTTAATACCTCAAcacccctaaaaaaaaaaaaaaaaagcgatagTTTCTAATAGTTGAAATTTGTGTGGACAGTTGCGATTTGTCTTGTTGGGTGCATTACTGTTCTGTCACATGCTCCATTCAGTTAACACACTCCAGGGATCTGAGTGTTGGACTTTGAAATCCCCTTGGCAAACAACACAGCATTATATGGACCTCAGCTCAAGCGGTGCACTATTTTCACAGACAGTTCAGAGATGGATTGACTTACAAAGCTTTTGTTTGATGTAGTCAACGTACATCGTCCATGACTTTGCAAACCTCAGAATGCGTACGGATTTGTTTTACTCAAGAGCAAATAATCTACAGGGATGTTGATATCCTGCTACTTTCAACTCGCCAGATGCAATCGCTTTACACCTTTCAGCGGTGTGTGTACTTTACATGACGACTTGTTTGACTTGCTTGATCCAGAAAAAcggttaaaacatttttttattacgCTGTGCCTTGCTTGATCCAGGAAAAAAGGTTGACACATTTTTGATTACACTGTGAAACCAGTTGTTTCATACACTGTGCTCCTGTCATCAGAGTAGTACACAGAACTTGCATTTGGACACAGCACAATGGTCTGAATATCCATACATGTTACCCCGACTTTGTTGTTTCCcgcccctttctctttctcctcctctttctccctttatcctccttctttttttttggcggtCAGTTCTCCAAACTGTATCAGAGATATTTCTTGCCTCAAAGGAACTATGTGTATTACGTTGGACCTTCTTAGAGCGAGGTACACGTTGCTTAACTCTGTCATAAACCGGACACTGAAGCTTATTGGACGAAACATGTTAAGGCTATTCGCTGAACACTACCCCTTCTGCCAGTTTTAGATTTAACACCTGTATTAAAACCCCACGCCAGCACTTATAATTCCCTCTAGATTATATTCCTCACCTGAGTTCTCTGCGACTGTTGCCAACTCTGTTTAACAACAATGCAGAACAAGTATTGCGTGTTCTAGGGTGACCAGAAAGTCAGCTAGAATGTTTCCGATCATATTTTGGCACCGTGACATAATTAGCACGTCCTTTGAGTCGAGTTTTTATGCTCTTATAACGCTAATGTGAGACTCATATTTGAACTCACTGCTCTAAAGCTATCATAgtatagacagacacagatacaatGTAAACAATGGGTATTGTGAATGGAGAGCTAAAACCTGCCTGTCACCTCATTTATTTGGTGAATGTGATTAGGTGTATGCacagtttgtctctctctctctctcacacacgcacacacacacacacacacagagttctatTAAGGAGAGTATAGACCCAAATATGTCACTGGACATATTTGAACGTAATGAAcgtaatataaaataaaatacaatcaaataaaatcaaataaaactggAGATAAGATGTTTTCACTTGACAGCAATTGCCTGTTTGtattacaaatgtatttttcaaatgtaactTTTACTTAAGAACTATTAGAACTCAAAACTATTTCCATTTCAGATGcattcatttcagttctgtGTAACCTATTATGTCAAACCAAAGACGATCTTGTCGttcttgtcattgttttttcaGTGTACTGGCATTTATACTGACGATTGTTTTAGGCCTCATTCCAACATTTCTGAGGGACatccaaacagaaaatgaactaGCAGCAGTGATTGAGTATGATGTGTGGTGGAAGATACAGTGGGTACAGGACCAACAGCTGACACTCCATGCTTACTTGGGCGTAACTGGCGGGTTCGTGCGTGCAGAGGGGCACAGATGGAGGTTCTGTGTattgtcctgtttctctctgatggGACTTTCAGGTCCAGAGGTTCGTCTAATGACAGCATGGTTACGTCTCCAGGTCTGCGCACCTGAGGGCCAAACGAGAACATTCATAGACatctacacaaatacaaaccatCAGACATTTTTGCTGGAACCTAATCCATAGTTTGGTTCGCGGTACCAAATTGTTGTGAATGTGACAACGAAATGCGTagacgggttttttttttgtgaatgtttttgaacGACACAAAGAAGAATGGATTTTCTCTCTCGTGTCAGTTCCCTTCTGTATGCATATTACTGAAGAGTCATGTCcaaaatattctttttatttaagtGATATCCATTTCatctgctgaacacacacacacacacacacacacacacaaatgttattCATTCTGCTGAATGCTTACTCTGCTGTTTCACTCTCTAGTTTTTTGGTGACCTTTGTTGATTCTATTATCCACAGGAATGTTAACCATTCCAGACCAGATGGCCCCTCCACAAATCTCCACTGGTCCTTTTCTCTCCAGTAAGATGACAGGACCAAAATCACACACGTGCggatgtgtacacacacacacacgaacatataCATGTAACCATGGTTCGAATTACAGgagggattgggggggggggggggtgggtctaacccccctaattaagatttgccccccccccccccccaaaagaggtaaaaacaattcaggggggtcgaaacatttatatatcctatgctatatagccctggagaaaaagttgaccccgcCCTCCCCTCCCCGATTGTCATTCTAAAATTGGCACTCTGCATGCAACCCCTCAcccccaacaaacacacacacacacacacacacacttcaaaggAAACATACAGAGCACACCAAGTAAAAGCACAAAACACTACATTACACACCCTCCTTTTCCCCCATTTTTCTCGGattttccctcctccctctttctctcattttctctaaCACACCCAGCCCTGATGAGGAGTAGTCATGTCTTTGGGCATCTGGCCTGTGTCCACATGCTCAGcggctgtgtctgtgagacatGGGTGGAGCTACAAGTCATTAAGTATATTAACCCCCTCCGGGGGGATTTGGgtggggattggggggggggcatgattTTATCTTAACACAATACATTTACTCACTCATT from Chanos chanos chromosome 8, fChaCha1.1, whole genome shotgun sequence includes the following:
- the glis2a gene encoding zinc finger protein GLIS2; this encodes MLSLDEPLDLKVPSERNRTIHRTSICAPLHARTRQLRPRIPDPCSPPAVDLSLSPSPRHASSPPSPPERLSDCSPPGSSLAGESVHYLEDSASAQEFRYFLPIEAKDLPSSVLIGQSCAGQTSSEPPVNKHLACGWLKCRLLFDSLQDLVDHVNDLHVKPEKDSRYCCYWEGCVRNGRSFNARYKMLIHIRTHTNEKPHHCPTCSKSFSRLENLKIHNRSHTGEKPYICPYKGCNKRYSNSSDRFKHTRTHYVDKPYCCKMVGCLKRYTDPSSLRKHIKAHGHSVAQGRIFHSGYLTAPDAKPGLCRKTLDVSYQGGAHVILPGAVLAALLEPHGLQGFRGPLATLRQQPLGLSWQARLAAGCSFLSGGVSPSSGRGSHWSPTVLPGPLLEMGVHQSNEEEREVEEERDEDAGRGHDFQSWVVFPPGALVLRPTVFN